One window from the genome of Oryza glaberrima chromosome 3, OglaRS2, whole genome shotgun sequence encodes:
- the LOC127766637 gene encoding uncharacterized protein LOC127766637 — protein sequence MKVVAAARRGEPSVARLICRRTRQQHGRWPPLPPSPAPPPPSSLPRRPWRAAMRLSLSQGQRGNLCAAKATVGGGWTYGGGGGWLSGGGEGEGEGEVSLGMERGRWCAASDSCRTLSSAWTKEAHNNKILPENVSTLSCQHETKEKVFSYSDASEVLRYAFTMTEAAIDHEYER from the exons ATGAAGGTGGTGGCTGCAGCGAGAAGAGGAGAACCGTCCGTCGCCAGGCTGATCTGCCGACGAACTCGGCAGCAACATGGTCGGTGGCCGCCGTTACCTCCTtccccagcgccgcctccaccgtctTCCCTGCCtcgacggccatggcgggcggcgatgcggctctctctctctcaagggCAGAGAGGGAACCTCTGCGCGGCAAAGGCGACGGTGGGTGGAGGATGGACctatggcggaggaggaggatggctgagcggcggcggcgagggagagggagagggagaag TCTCGCTGGGAATGGAGCGGGGGAGATGGTGTGCTGCCAGCGACAGCTGCAGGACTTTGTCATCGGCATGGACCAAAGAGGCACATAATAATAA GATTCTTCCAGAAAATGTGTCAACTCTTTCGTGTCAGCATGAGACAAAAGAAAAGGTTTTTTCATACTCTGATGCTTCTGAAGTTCTTAGATATGCTTTTACTATGACAGAAGCTGCAATCGATCATGAGTATGAG AGATAA